The DNA region TAGCATGTTTAAATGGTCGTTTAGCTCAAACAAATAGCTAAAGACCGACCATTTAGTATTTAGGATAATATTGTTAATACATGATTTTGTGATAAAAAGTACTAGTAATAAGACGCACTGATATTTTAAAAGTTTAATATACAATTTTTGGTAGTTATTAAATGATGCGCAAAAATCACAATTACATGGAGAATATGATAGCAAAACCGTAGTATAAAAAATGGAGCCATTTATTATGAATAGACTCAGAATAGCAGACAAAGGAAACGAATAGCCCGAAGGAaaccccaccacatcaaccgGGGCTCGGCGGATCGGCGTTTCGCGATGCCGCTGGCGCCGGCGcctcccggcggcggcgccgcttggcgccgcctgctcctgctcctgaCGGTCCTCCCTCTCACACTCGCCGCGCTGGCCTTCGTTCTCcagtggcgcggcggcggcgtcgacgaCCCGACCGCGCGCTGGCCCCCGCACGCCTTCCCCGGCATGGCCGAGCCCGTCCGGCTGTCCCTCCCATCGTCCGACTGCAGCGACGTCCTCGCCGGCTCCTCCGGACCCTCCTTCCCCTACCTCCGCGGCTGGTCCTTCCCCTCCGACTCGGGCGCGGGCCTGGGCCTCCAGCCCAAGGTGTGCGTGCAGACGAGCACCTCCGCGGGGCTTGAGCAGATCCTGCCCTGGCTCTTCTATCACAAGGTCGTCGGCGTCGCGCAGTTCCTGCTCTTCGTTGAGGGGAGGGCGGCCAAACCCAATGTTGCCGGAGTCCTCGAGTCCATTCCTGTGAGCGACATTCTATTCTGAGTGCGTTTCTGTTCTCCGCTCTTGCTGTCCCAGTGCTAATTTGAGTGCCTTTATGTTCCTGATGCCGCAAGGGGGTAAAAGTGGTGTACAGAACAAAGGATCTTGAGGACCAGCAGGCGAGGAGGTGTGTTCTTTTCTGCCACCAACCACATAAATTTTTTCTGCATTTCACTTCATTTTTTTGAAATCAGAAAGCACATGGTTCTTGGTTAAGACAAAATTAAGTCAGAGGACATAAAACCAATGATGGATGATGAAGGATTTTACTGGTCAGGAATGCGTAGGACATTTCCATGAATATAACTGTATAAAAAAAGCATATATTTTAAAAAACACACTGCAGCATTGCTATCCTCTAATTTATACCTGTTGTTTTGGGCAAACAATGCTGAACATCACATGCCACACACATGTATACATCTGTATTTTGACTGAATCCTTATTCAGTTTGTAGAAACAATGAATGCCTATCTCCATCTCTCTTTTTCTTAATTCTTATGGATAGTAAAACCTTTGTACATTTGTATTTGCCGTGAAAAAGCTCGACACTTGAATAGTGACCGCTATTAGACATAGCATAGCATCTCGCACGATATCTTATAGTGCCCACTGCTGACCGGTCAAAGAGTGTCTGGGTTGGCAACTTGGCATGCATGTTGATTGAGTTTCTATCATTCCCTTGTTTCACCTTTCTGATGTATTTTGTCGTTCGGCTTGCAGTCGAATCTGGAATGAGACCTGGCTCTCAAGCTTTTTCTACAAACCTTGCAACTATGAACTCTTTGTGAAACAATCACTCAACATGGAGATGGCTATTGTTATGGCTCGGGTATGTCTTGTCTGTTATCTCCTCTGTTAATTCTGTTATATATGAATGATTGAGCTTCATTTATAGTTTTTTGCTTGTCAGTGAGGCTGCTATGCAATAATGTAGGTTTCTAGGTTTGCTTTAGGCATTTATCTACTAACTACAATGTTATGCATTGAAGGATCATGGCATGGATTGGATCATACATCTAGATACTGATGAGTTACTATATCCTGGTGGAGCTGCTGAGTATTCTGTTAGACGTTTGTTATCTGAGGTCCCTCATGATGTTGACATGGTTATTTTTCCAAACTATGTAAGTAAACGAAGTTAAGATTCAAGTCTGACTGCTATTCATATGTCTTGTCTTTCCACAAAACTTCTATGTTGTAATCAATGTAAATGTCTGCAGGAAAGCAGTGTTGAGCGTGACAATATTAAAGATCCATTCAGCGAAGTAAGCCCCTTTTTTCAtccttttttctctctcttaaGCTCCAGTCAATAGATCTTTGCTTGCAAGCCAAATCCTAGTCACAACCTTGTGCATCTGATAACATTATGTCTACTGATCTTTATTTTTTGCTACACAGTTGTGTTTTGCATTCATTTTCTGCTCATTCAACAATCACAAGTTCAAAACTGGGAACAATTTTATTACTCTAATTGTGCTGAGCAGCAACTGGTTTGTTTTGTGAACAGAAATTTAAATTTTTTTGAATGATTGCATTACTGTAGTTTCTTCCCACCTTTGTAAGGCATCTATGAGAAAAAGGTCAACTATTATTTTTAAATTCTTGAATTATTTTCTTTGTTCCTTGCTTACTCATTCCTTCTTGAGGTTACTCCTACTCTAGTACTATGTGATTTCCTGCCTTTTCTTGTAAGCTAGTTTGGGCTTGCATTCCTTGTTAGTTGGTCAGACTTTCATCTAGGAAGATTATGAACATTTCGTTAAGTTTCTTTGTTTGTCGCCGTCCCTAATTACTAAAGTCTCTTTTGGTATAAACTGGACATGGAACCTAGCCAGTTCAGCATGTTGTTAACTTTTACAAAGATGAGAGAAAAAAACAAAGTTGGATGTAGTAGTTCTGGCTTCACCTCTGTATAAGGTTGGGGTCGTATATCCCTACCATGTGATTTGCAATATGATTCTCAAATGCCTGCAGCTGTGATGCATATTTGGTAAGCTATTTTGTATTTAAGGATAATTACTGATGCATAATGGACTTTCCATGGTTACTTTATCTCCTTATTTAGCCTTTTAGTTTCTTTTGAAAGCACAGAAAGACTGATAGGTTTATGTGTGGTAGTGTGTATTGGTGGTTTATGGGTGTTTGGCGTGggcttggggggggggggtgtcatGTTATTTATTTTTTTGGTTTAGAGCTTCTAGTATGGTTATTTGAGGCCTGTTACAACGCAAGGTCTGCTATATAGTCATGCCATAAGGAAAAAAAATGGCAAAAGGCAAAATAGAGGATGCCTTGTATGGGTGGCAAGTCACAATGTTCTACCATGCTCAAGAACAACAGCAGACCAAGAGATTTCCGATGAGATCAGTAGATCATACATTTTGTATCTTTGCTATTTGTATAGTTGTGTTTAGCTATTTTTTAAATGTCTCTTTTGTGGTTTTGCCATCATCTTTAGCAAGAGAAACATCTCATAACTGCATCCATTGCAACTTGTGATCCTACAGCAACTACTGCAGCAGATAAGCAGTATCACTGAATGATAAAGTTACATTTGTATTCCAGACCTGTTGCAGTTAATATGATCTTATCATGACAAATCTTTTTGTGCATTGCAATATCTTACCAGGTATCCATGTTCAAGAAGAATTATGATCATCTCCCTAAAGATACTTATTTTGGCATGTACAAGGAAGCAACACGAGGAAACCCTAATTATTTTCTCACTTACGGTAATGGAAAATCTGCTGCACGAATTCAAGATCATCTCCGTCCTAATGGCGCGCACAGATGGCATAACTATGCAAAGAGTCCAAAGTAAAGATCTCTTTTGCTAATATACGTTTTTACATTATAATATGTATTATTATTACTACCTCCGGTCACAAATACTTGTGCAGTAAAATGTAATTTGAGCCATCTATTGTTTGGGGTTGAGAAAACGAAATCTTTTCTGTATATTTGTCTCCAAAACTTGCAATTTGGAGACCTGTCCATGTccaaaatataaaatatttgTGACTGGAGAAGGTACCTCGTGTTTATACTTCTATAGATGTCTCAGAGTAGAGTTATTCTTACAATATTTTTTGCACATCACTAACAGTGAGATCAAGTTGGAGGAGGCTGCGGTCCTGCACTATACATACACTAAATTTTCTGATTTGACATCAAGACGTGATCGCTGTGGATGCAAGCCTACAAAAGAAGAtgttaaaagatgttttatgTTGGATTTTGACAGAGCAGTAAGTAAAGATGCTCCTATAAGTAATTCTGAAGCTCAAGACAAATACATGTAGTTGGATAATAACTTAACTTCATTTGATATCAATAAGTGCCTTTACTGTTAGGAATTATAGCCTTGTTGGTGCTTCCCATTGGGCAACTCAGTTACTTACCGTCTCTTCTACCATCTAACTTCAACGTTTGCTATGCAGGCTTTTATAATTGCATCAACTGCTAGTGAAGAGGAAATGCTGCGTTGGTAATTTCCATAATTTTCCTTGCTTGCTTGTCGTATGTTATGATGTAGAGGCACTGGGCGCTGTTAACTCTGGGCAGACTGGCGCTTTAATGGCTGGAACTGGGCAGTTAGAGTTACAAGAAAATAGTTTTTTGTTTAGATGATTTTTTTCCTTAAGACATCTAGTTATGTGTTGGTGAGTTTCCGTAAACTTCAGAAATAGTTTCTTTAGGGAGTCAGGTAAACTGCCCTTATATAAGGATCAATGGATCACAACGTATAGTCTTTTTTCTGTAAAAAGAAAGGATTGAGGTTGTAGGAGGTTAAAATAGCCTTTTTCATCTCATCTCCAGGCTTCTTCCTTGTATAGCCCATCTCAAACTGAGTGGTCCACACATCAGTGGTGTTGTGGTTACTCATTCATGAACAATAAAATGACTTGCTTTAGCTTTAAGCACATCTGCACATGGCAACAAGTGGATGCATAACGATTCCCAAGTTGCAACCTATAGGGTCAAGATGCTAACCTCAATGAAACCACATGTCGAGGTTTTCAAACTCTGGGGCGGTCCTGAAATGCCTGACGCAGAAACACATATCCGAAGTCTGGACCAGCTTCACAAGGCTTGGCGCTCAGCTCAAAAGGCCCAACAACATCGTGGTCATATTAGGTTTTTGAATAGATACTATTGTTTTATTACTTTTCTGAGGGAATACATGAAACATAATTTATTGCCTTGAGGTGAACCGCACTGGGTTACACATTGGTTCAATACTTACACCAGAGCTCTGCCTGCCCTGAACATTGAATTATCAGACTACACTGGACCATTTCATGGAAAGATGTAATATCTACAAACCTGCTGCCTCTTTATATCGGTTAAATGAGTTAAATTCTCGTGCTCCTTTTCTCTCTGCAGAGATATGGATGTTCAATGCTTGGACTGCCTTCCCCCCCTGTAATGTTTTTCCTTTATTTGCTGGCTAGGTACAATGAGCGGGTTGTGTGGAATGATAAGCAGATGAATTTGAAGCTTCTGAGGAAAGGAGTGCTAACTCGCATATACACCCCAATGGTGCGTAATAATGCTTGTGTGAAGTCACTATCAATTTCCATGCTATCTAATGCTTTTTTTCTTCGTCAGGCAATTGTTCAAGGTCTGCGGGAATCTGGTGTCTTCACTTCGGTCATTGCAGCTGGCCAACCTGCTGTGAATGAGAAGCTCTCGCCGAAGAAAACTGATGCCCAGAGCCAAAATGTTACTAGACTTGGAAACTTGCCAATTAAGTTGAGAGCTTCTGATTCCAAGGCATCTGCTAGGAAGATATTGCAAGCTGAGCTTGTCTTCAATGATACTGATGTAACTGCTGTTCCACCAATGTCGCCACCCGGTTTGGATGACGAACACAGGCATCATAGTGAATAATTCATACGGACATTGTTTTAGTTGGGCATATAAGTTCctaagaaaaggagaaaaggtaCTGACATCTTAGGATACAGAAAAACGGGGTACTGACATTATCATAGATGGTCTAACCTTTTCTCAATCTGCAGCAGCTGAATTTTTGCAGGGATATGTGGGCAACATTGATAGGCAGATATAGTGCTTTCTTGTGCACAACACAACACAATTTTTAGCGATTTTGTACATGAGCTTAACAGTT from Panicum hallii strain FIL2 chromosome 9, PHallii_v3.1, whole genome shotgun sequence includes:
- the LOC112875003 gene encoding glycosyltransferase-like At2g41451 — its product is MPLAPAPPGGGAAWRRLLLLLTVLPLTLAALAFVLQWRGGGVDDPTARWPPHAFPGMAEPVRLSLPSSDCSDVLAGSSGPSFPYLRGWSFPSDSGAGLGLQPKVCVQTSTSAGLEQILPWLFYHKVVGVAQFLLFVEGRAAKPNVAGVLESIPGVKVVYRTKDLEDQQARSRIWNETWLSSFFYKPCNYELFVKQSLNMEMAIVMARDHGMDWIIHLDTDELLYPGGAAEYSVRRLLSEVPHDVDMVIFPNYESSVERDNIKDPFSEVSMFKKNYDHLPKDTYFGMYKEATRGNPNYFLTYGNGKSAARIQDHLRPNGAHRWHNYAKSPNEIKLEEAAVLHYTYTKFSDLTSRRDRCGCKPTKEDVKRCFMLDFDRAAFIIASTASEEEMLRWYNERVVWNDKQMNLKLLRKGVLTRIYTPMAIVQGLRESGVFTSVIAAGQPAVNEKLSPKKTDAQSQNVTRLGNLPIKLRASDSKASARKILQAELVFNDTDVTAVPPMSPPGLDDEHRHHSE